In the genome of Actinomycetes bacterium, the window GCGATCGCCAGCGATAGCCCAACGTCGTCCTGGACGGCTGGTGTCTTCTTTTTCGTTCATCACAACTTCCTCCTGGCGGCAGCGTAAGTAGGGCTGCTATCGCCGCGGATCAGCCGAATGGTCTACCCCGCCATGGACGTTTGGTCGCCAACTCTGGACTGCAAAGCGAATGATGCGCCGCTGTCAACCGTTTGGCTGACCAGCAAGGTACCTAAATGTGTGAATGGGCTGGGCGTAATGGACGATCCGTAACCCGGCATGGCATTCGTAGTTTTGTGACGTGCCGTTGAGAGCGGCAACCAGGTCGAAGAGATCGACAAGCGATCCAGATCGTTGATGCGAACTGGAACAGAGTGAAAGGTTTTCAGATGTCGCGGAGAAGCGCATTGTTGGCGGCGGCGGTAGCCATAGCCGCGTTGGGCACCTTCTTGGTGTACCTATATGTGCAGAGCATTCAACAGAACTCCTACGCGGATCAGGACCCAGTGACGGTCCTGGTTGCTAAGGAGGCAGTCGCGGTGGGTACGTCTGGCGGTGCTGCCGTCAACGGCGGCTCATTCGAAGAAAAGGTCCTACCCCGAGGTGCGGTACCGGCCGACTCGGTAGCAGACGCTTCGGTAGTGGCGTCGAATGTCGCGGTTACGACGATTCTGCCTGGACAGGTGATCCAGCAATCCATGTTCGGAGAGAAAGCGATCAACGGGCAGCTGCCGCTGGAGAAGGGCGACATCGCCCTGAGTGTCCAACTTGGTGATCCGCAGCGAGTTGCGGGTTTTGTTCAGCCGGGTTCGCAGGTGGCGGTCTTCGCAACTACCGATGACGCGACCAAACTGCTGTTGGCAGATGTGGATGTCGCAGCCGTCGGCCCGACAACTGCAGTGAAGGATTCCGCTAGCGGTGATGGAAATGCGGAAAGCATCCCGACGGCAATCTTGACCCTGTCGCTATCGCAGCGTCAGGCGGAGAAGTTGGTGTTCGCTCAGGCGAACGGAGACCTGTACCTCGGTTTGCAGAACACCAGCTCTGAACTCGGACAGTCGAGCGGCGCCACCGCCGGCAATCTCTTCAACTAGCCCGGCCTAACTCACAGAAAGGGATAAGACCATGACATGCATTGTTGAGCCTGATGCTGATCGCGTGGCCGCGTTAGTAGCGGCTGCCGGCAACGATCCGCAGGTACTGAGTTCGCTAGCGGAACTCCGCACCGCAATCGAAAATTCAAACGATGAAACGGTAGTCCTCGGTCCAGGTGTGGATCAGCAGGCAGCGTTGGAGTTGGTCGCAGAGTTGCGGGTGGCAACGCCACTAGTTGGTTTCGTGCTCGTTCGCGAGCGCGTGGACACCTCGATTTTGTCCGAGGCGTTGCGATCCGGAGTGCGAGAGGTTGTCGCCTTGCGCGATCTTGCGGAAATCTCTGCCGCGGTACGCCGTAGCCAAGACATTACGCAACTGCTGCATCACTCGGCGGGGGACGTCGCACCGACTGGTCCCCGCGGAAAAGTGATTACAGTGTTCTCCCCTAAGGGCGGTACGGGTAAGACCACATTTGCGGTGAACCTCGCCGTGGATCTCGTCCGATCCGGGGCAGGCTCAGTGGTGCTGCTTGATCTGGATTTGGCCTTCGGCGATGTGGCCATCTCGCTACAACTTGATCCGAAACGCTCGGTCGCAGATGCGGTGAAGCTGAACCAAGACTGGGACGACGCTGGGGTACGCGCTCTGCTGACTAGTCATCCCAGCGGACTGCAGGTATTGACCGCGCCCGATGATCCCAGCCTCGCCGAGACGGTGGGTGACGAGACGGTCCGTGGGTTGCTTGCTGCGCTAAGCCGGCAGTTCGATTACGTGATCGTGGACTCGCCTCCGGCACTTAGTGACGTGGTACTCGCAGCGTTTGATCACAGTGACCATGTCGCGCTGTTGACCAGCCTGGATATTCCAGCTCTTAAGAACACCAAGATCACGCTGCGGACGGTGGAAGCGCTGCAGTATCCGCGAGATCGGTTCGGACTAGTGCTGAACCGGGCTGATTCCAAGGTCGGTTTGGACGCAGCTGATGTTCAGAAAGTTTTGCAGACACCGGTGGTGGGTTGGATTCCCTCCTCTCGGGATGTGCCCACCCTTACCAATCGCGGTGCCGCGATCACCGCTGAACTACCAGATCACGCGGTAAGCCGCGCCATCAAGGAAACTGCGGCAGCGTTAATCGGCGGTCGAGTCGCACCGGTGGCTGCGCAACCGCGCAAAAGAATATTTCGGAAGCGGAGGAAAGTCGCATGAGTTTGGCTGACAGACTGGCCCAGGTCACTCGAGAAAAGTCGGCAGCACCAGCGGATGCAGTTGGCGTCAAGGTAGCCGACGAGAGTCTGGCGGAAGGGCCCAAGCGCGCAGCTTCGACGGCTGACACCAAGGTGTTGCGCGATGCGGTGCACGCGCAGTTGTTGGAGCAGCTCGGGCCCGAACTTTACGGCATGGAGATCACTCGGGATGACCTGTCCAAGCGAGTGCTGGCCGCGTTACAGGACGTCTTACAGCGGGATTCGGTGCCGTTGGGGGCGGTGGAACGCACTCGGCTGACCCAGGAGATCTCGGACGATATTTTGGGCTACGGGCCAATCGAACCACTCTTGCGTGATCCCGATGTGACTGAAGTGATGGTTAACGCGCCTGATGCGGTGTACGTGGAGCGTAATGGCCGGCTAGAACTGTCCGCCGCACAGTTCGCTGATGAAATGCACATTCGCCGAACGATCGACAAGATCGTCTCGCGGGTAGGGCGGCGGATTGACGAGTCGTCCCCCATGGTCGACGCGCGACTGCTGGACGGTAGCCGCGTTAACGCGATTATCCCGCCGCTGGCCGTGGATCACCCAGTGCTAACTATTCGTAAGT includes:
- the cpaB gene encoding Flp pilus assembly protein CpaB; translated protein: MSRRSALLAAAVAIAALGTFLVYLYVQSIQQNSYADQDPVTVLVAKEAVAVGTSGGAAVNGGSFEEKVLPRGAVPADSVADASVVASNVAVTTILPGQVIQQSMFGEKAINGQLPLEKGDIALSVQLGDPQRVAGFVQPGSQVAVFATTDDATKLLLADVDVAAVGPTTAVKDSASGDGNAESIPTAILTLSLSQRQAEKLVFAQANGDLYLGLQNTSSELGQSSGATAGNLFN
- a CDS encoding AAA family ATPase, which codes for MTCIVEPDADRVAALVAAAGNDPQVLSSLAELRTAIENSNDETVVLGPGVDQQAALELVAELRVATPLVGFVLVRERVDTSILSEALRSGVREVVALRDLAEISAAVRRSQDITQLLHHSAGDVAPTGPRGKVITVFSPKGGTGKTTFAVNLAVDLVRSGAGSVVLLDLDLAFGDVAISLQLDPKRSVADAVKLNQDWDDAGVRALLTSHPSGLQVLTAPDDPSLAETVGDETVRGLLAALSRQFDYVIVDSPPALSDVVLAAFDHSDHVALLTSLDIPALKNTKITLRTVEALQYPRDRFGLVLNRADSKVGLDAADVQKVLQTPVVGWIPSSRDVPTLTNRGAAITAELPDHAVSRAIKETAAALIGGRVAPVAAQPRKRIFRKRRKVA